In Arsenicicoccus sp. oral taxon 190, the following are encoded in one genomic region:
- a CDS encoding alpha/beta fold hydrolase, with amino-acid sequence MPLDNPFYTPEIQGPYELRSIGRFELEEGGVIPDLQLAVATFGELNEARDNAILVPTWFSGTHATWWQVYIGEGRALDPTKWFLAVVNQIGNGLSTSPHTTDDPSIAMSRFPQVRIGDDVRAQEQLMREHYGVERFALVVGGSMGAQQTWEWAVRYPDKVLRAAPIAGTAQNTPHDTLFAKTLMDAITSDPGWAGGEYASHEDVRDGLTRHADIWATMGLTTDFWKTEFWRGVQPITEGLEFSTYEEFQQNFVRALFTMMDPNALLTMAWKWQRGDVARNAGGDLAAALARVTAKVFVMPIEQDMFFPPRDCEPEAAMTPGAEVRMLHSIAGHYGLFGFEQSYLDELDAHLRELLDTPV; translated from the coding sequence ATGCCCCTGGATAACCCGTTCTACACGCCCGAGATCCAGGGGCCGTACGAGCTGCGGTCGATCGGCCGCTTCGAGCTCGAGGAGGGCGGCGTCATCCCCGACCTCCAGCTGGCCGTCGCGACCTTCGGCGAGCTCAACGAGGCGAGGGACAACGCGATCCTCGTGCCGACGTGGTTCTCCGGGACGCACGCGACGTGGTGGCAGGTGTACATCGGGGAGGGTCGCGCGCTCGACCCGACGAAGTGGTTCCTTGCCGTCGTCAACCAGATCGGCAACGGCCTCTCGACCTCGCCCCACACGACCGATGACCCGTCCATCGCCATGTCGCGCTTCCCGCAGGTCCGCATCGGCGACGACGTCCGTGCACAGGAGCAGCTGATGCGCGAGCACTACGGTGTCGAGCGGTTCGCGCTCGTCGTCGGCGGCTCGATGGGCGCCCAGCAGACGTGGGAGTGGGCCGTCCGCTACCCCGACAAGGTGCTGCGGGCCGCGCCGATCGCCGGGACGGCGCAGAACACGCCGCACGACACGCTCTTCGCGAAGACGCTCATGGACGCCATCACCTCCGACCCCGGCTGGGCCGGCGGCGAGTACGCCTCGCACGAGGATGTGCGCGACGGCCTGACCCGGCACGCGGACATCTGGGCGACGATGGGGCTGACGACGGACTTCTGGAAGACGGAGTTCTGGAGGGGCGTCCAGCCGATCACCGAGGGCCTGGAGTTCTCGACCTACGAGGAGTTCCAGCAGAACTTCGTGCGGGCCCTCTTCACGATGATGGACCCGAACGCGCTGCTGACGATGGCCTGGAAGTGGCAGCGCGGCGACGTAGCCCGCAACGCCGGCGGCGACCTCGCGGCCGCCCTCGCGCGCGTCACTGCCAAGGTCTTCGTCATGCCGATCGAGCAGGACATGTTCTTCCCGCCGCGCGACTGCGAGCCCGAGGCCGCGATGACGCCGGGCGCCGAGGTGCGGATGCTGCACAGCATCGCCGGCCACTACGGGCTCTTCGGCTTCGAGCAGTCCTATCTCGACGAGCTGGACGCGCACCTGCGCGAGCTCCTCGACACCCCCGTCTGA
- a CDS encoding PPOX class F420-dependent oxidoreductase, translated as MSEESLHRILELPDRTGVLTTIKRDGRPQMSVVRHHYDPATRTLSVSVTDDRAKTRNLRRDPGASYLVAGDSQWEYVVAEGTARVGEVASDPHDAAADELVELYRQLSGGHPDWEEYRAAMVEQRRLVLRIVVDRVYGMAP; from the coding sequence ATGAGCGAGGAATCCCTCCACCGCATCCTGGAGCTCCCGGACCGCACCGGGGTCCTGACCACGATCAAGCGCGACGGCCGCCCGCAGATGTCGGTCGTGAGGCATCACTACGACCCGGCCACGCGCACGCTGTCCGTCTCGGTCACCGACGACCGCGCCAAGACCCGCAACCTGCGGCGGGACCCGGGAGCCAGCTACCTCGTGGCCGGCGACAGCCAGTGGGAGTATGTCGTCGCCGAGGGCACCGCCCGGGTGGGCGAGGTGGCGAGCGATCCGCACGACGCCGCGGCGGACGAGCTCGTCGAGCTCTACCGCCAGCTGAGCGGCGGGCACCCGGACTGGGAGGAGTACCGCGCGGCGATGGTCGAGCAGCGGCGCCTCGTGCTGCGCATCGTGGTGGACCGCGTCTATGGCATGGCGCCGTGA
- a CDS encoding metal-dependent hydrolase family protein yields MSTTSNAVHFRDVNIIDSTGAQPYRGDVLVTDGRIRQVGHVDATPEGARTINGRGRTLMSGLCDAHTHFTWNNSADLDGLGTLPVEEHLLFALESARTYLDSGYTMCLGAASAKDRLDVVCRDAIAAGRFPGPRYLANGPEIAVTGGALVKGITKFADGPEGMRRVVRELVDIGVDQIKLSMTGEEITGSKHAEDTYFSDEEVAAAVTEAHRRGRRVCAHARSAESVKMCLRHKVDIIYHASYTDAEGLDLLEANRDWVFVAPGLNWLVATLYEAEAFGFPQEAAEAVGYKRELDAAISGLKEMHRRGVKILPGGDYGFAWTPHGTYARDLQHFVELLDFTPMEAIIAATAWGGEIMLQPDELGKVQPGYLADLIVVDGDPLEDITILQDPSKMDFVMKDGRFHKEPEDEAFRPPAPSDAADILHDEAAETVLQRP; encoded by the coding sequence ATGAGTACGACCAGCAACGCCGTCCACTTCCGGGACGTCAACATCATCGATTCCACTGGTGCACAGCCATACCGGGGCGACGTCCTGGTGACGGACGGACGGATCCGTCAGGTCGGGCACGTCGACGCGACCCCTGAGGGCGCACGCACCATCAACGGACGCGGCCGCACGCTGATGTCCGGGCTGTGCGACGCCCACACGCACTTCACGTGGAACAACAGTGCAGACCTGGACGGCCTCGGAACGCTCCCGGTGGAGGAGCACCTCCTGTTCGCCCTCGAGTCTGCGCGGACCTATCTCGACTCGGGCTACACCATGTGCTTGGGCGCCGCGTCCGCCAAGGACCGTCTGGACGTCGTCTGCCGCGACGCCATCGCTGCCGGTCGATTCCCCGGCCCGAGATATCTCGCCAACGGACCTGAGATCGCCGTCACCGGAGGTGCTCTGGTCAAGGGCATCACCAAGTTCGCCGATGGCCCCGAAGGCATGCGCCGAGTTGTGCGAGAGCTGGTCGACATCGGCGTGGACCAGATCAAGCTCTCGATGACCGGGGAGGAGATCACGGGGTCCAAGCACGCCGAGGACACCTACTTCTCCGACGAGGAGGTCGCAGCGGCCGTCACCGAGGCGCACCGTCGTGGGCGCCGGGTATGCGCCCACGCACGTTCCGCCGAGAGCGTCAAGATGTGCCTGCGGCACAAGGTCGACATCATCTATCACGCCAGTTACACGGACGCCGAGGGCCTCGACCTGCTCGAGGCCAACCGCGACTGGGTGTTCGTGGCGCCTGGACTGAACTGGCTCGTTGCGACCCTCTACGAGGCGGAGGCGTTCGGCTTCCCCCAGGAGGCAGCCGAGGCGGTCGGTTACAAGCGAGAGCTGGATGCGGCCATCTCGGGACTGAAGGAGATGCACCGCCGGGGCGTCAAGATCCTGCCTGGTGGAGACTACGGGTTCGCCTGGACCCCGCACGGCACCTATGCCAGGGACCTGCAGCACTTTGTCGAGCTGCTCGACTTCACGCCGATGGAGGCGATCATCGCGGCGACGGCATGGGGCGGTGAGATCATGCTGCAGCCCGATGAGCTGGGCAAGGTGCAACCGGGCTACCTCGCCGACCTGATCGTCGTGGATGGTGACCCCCTCGAGGACATCACCATTCTCCAGGACCCCTCCAAGATGGACTTCGTCATGAAGGACGGTCGCTTCCACAAGGAACCTGAGGACGAAGCATTCCGTCCACCCGCACCAAGCGACGCCGCCGACATCCTCCACGACGAAGCGGCCGAGACGGTCCTGCAGCGACCGTGA
- a CDS encoding alpha/beta fold hydrolase produces MNINGHELAVEISGSGPAVLMVHGLGGTSNFYQVQADALQDNHTVIRVDSAGAGRSELAADISIESHADDLAAVLGELDCGPADVVGHSMGTLVVRSFASRHPDLVRKVVLLGAVDVPAEAARQAQRDRAALLRDQGTAAVAPGVVANALSAQTRESKPEVAAFVRELIMRQDPEGYARNCEALANATEPGALPADLPLLLITGDEDKVGPPAASQRLAEARDNASVVILPGVGHWTALEAATEVTEQLVAHL; encoded by the coding sequence ATGAACATCAACGGACACGAACTGGCTGTCGAGATCAGCGGCAGCGGACCGGCCGTTCTCATGGTCCATGGTCTGGGTGGCACCTCGAACTTCTACCAGGTGCAGGCCGACGCGCTGCAGGACAACCACACGGTCATCCGTGTCGACAGCGCCGGCGCCGGTCGGTCAGAGCTCGCGGCCGACATCAGCATCGAATCCCACGCCGACGACCTTGCAGCCGTGCTCGGGGAGCTCGACTGCGGGCCGGCTGACGTGGTCGGCCACTCCATGGGCACCCTGGTCGTGCGATCCTTCGCGTCCCGTCACCCAGACCTCGTCCGCAAGGTGGTCCTCCTCGGCGCCGTCGACGTGCCTGCCGAGGCCGCTCGACAGGCACAGCGGGATCGCGCAGCCTTGCTGCGCGACCAGGGCACGGCGGCCGTCGCGCCGGGCGTCGTGGCCAACGCCCTGTCCGCGCAGACGCGCGAGTCCAAGCCCGAGGTAGCCGCCTTCGTACGCGAGCTGATCATGCGCCAAGACCCTGAGGGCTATGCCCGCAACTGTGAGGCGCTCGCCAATGCGACCGAGCCTGGCGCCCTGCCTGCTGACCTCCCCCTGCTCCTCATCACCGGTGACGAGGACAAGGTGGGACCGCCGGCGGCCAGCCAGCGCCTCGCCGAGGCTCGCGACAACGCCTCGGTGGTCATCCTCCCGGGCGTGGGTCACTGGACGGCCCTGGAGGCAGCTACCGAGGTCACCGAGCAGCTCGTCGCTCATCTCTGA
- a CDS encoding fumarylacetoacetate hydrolase family protein, protein MTFTHGDSVRRVGLVTGEGDTAVVHDLTDTLPGGADLVDLIERWSTLAPQLAQPADLPSTAVSSVRVLAPIPVPRRNIFCVGKNYREHVVEFGRSGYDSPDRSEAIPEFPVVFSKAPSSVTGPYDDIDPHPGVTSELDYEAELGVIIGVGGRGISREQAAEHVWGYTIIDDFTARDLQRKHKQWLIGKSLDTHCPMGPLAVTADEIPDPTTLRVESFVNGERRQSATVADLIFDIPTLIETISAGITLQPGDIIATGTPAGVGIGFEPPKFMTSGDVVEVSITGLGSQRNSVA, encoded by the coding sequence ATGACCTTCACCCACGGGGACTCGGTCCGGCGAGTCGGTCTGGTCACGGGGGAGGGCGACACCGCCGTCGTCCATGACCTCACTGACACGCTGCCGGGGGGAGCCGATCTCGTCGACCTCATCGAGCGCTGGTCGACGCTGGCCCCGCAGCTCGCCCAACCGGCAGACCTGCCCTCGACAGCCGTCTCGTCGGTTCGGGTGCTCGCACCCATCCCGGTGCCCCGGCGAAACATCTTCTGCGTCGGCAAGAACTACCGGGAGCACGTGGTCGAGTTCGGACGATCTGGCTACGACTCCCCCGACCGTTCCGAGGCCATCCCCGAATTTCCGGTGGTGTTCTCCAAGGCTCCCAGCTCGGTCACCGGACCCTACGACGACATCGACCCCCACCCCGGGGTCACCTCAGAGCTGGACTACGAGGCCGAGCTGGGCGTCATCATCGGCGTGGGCGGACGCGGCATCTCGCGGGAGCAAGCAGCCGAGCACGTGTGGGGTTACACGATCATCGACGACTTCACCGCCCGCGACCTGCAGCGCAAGCACAAGCAGTGGTTGATCGGGAAGTCCCTTGACACCCACTGCCCCATGGGCCCGCTGGCGGTGACCGCAGACGAGATCCCGGACCCGACCACCCTCCGCGTGGAGAGCTTCGTCAATGGTGAGAGGCGGCAGTCCGCCACCGTGGCTGACCTCATCTTCGACATCCCCACCCTCATCGAGACGATCTCGGCCGGCATCACCCTGCAACCGGGAGACATCATCGCGACCGGCACGCCGGCCGGGGTCGGGATCGGTTTCGAGCCACCGAAGTTCATGACCAGCGGCGACGTCGTCGAGGTCTCCATCACCGGGCTTGGCTCCCAGCGCAACAGCGTGGCCTGA
- a CDS encoding FadR/GntR family transcriptional regulator, protein MLSPDRALRALVEDGISRGELAPGSKLPTERELVATLQLPRSAVRRALSRLEQEGMVVRQVGRGTFLREGYVAEGVARDASPADIMQARMVLEPSVAVLAAHAATQADLARIASFADQGGRSEDFDSFETWDSKFHRAIGEATHNDLVLAMFDVINAGRALPVWGSLKRRTSTPERRRCYHQQHVSILEALNDRDPAGAERAMRAHLKSVTDNLIGNA, encoded by the coding sequence ATGCTCAGCCCGGATCGCGCGTTGCGTGCCCTCGTCGAGGACGGGATCTCCCGTGGTGAGCTGGCGCCTGGGTCCAAGCTGCCGACGGAGCGTGAGCTCGTTGCGACGCTGCAGCTGCCGCGAAGTGCTGTCCGCCGTGCGCTGTCCCGCCTCGAGCAGGAGGGGATGGTGGTGCGCCAGGTGGGCCGGGGGACCTTCTTGCGGGAGGGCTACGTGGCGGAGGGGGTGGCCAGGGACGCCAGTCCGGCGGACATCATGCAGGCGCGCATGGTCCTCGAGCCCTCCGTCGCCGTCCTCGCGGCGCATGCGGCGACCCAGGCGGACCTGGCCCGCATCGCCAGCTTCGCCGATCAGGGAGGCAGGTCGGAGGACTTCGACAGCTTCGAGACGTGGGACAGCAAGTTTCATCGGGCGATCGGCGAAGCGACGCACAACGATCTGGTCCTGGCCATGTTCGACGTCATCAACGCTGGTCGCGCGCTCCCCGTCTGGGGAAGCCTCAAGCGGCGCACCTCCACACCGGAGCGACGACGCTGCTATCACCAGCAGCACGTCAGCATCCTCGAGGCCCTCAACGACCGTGACCCTGCTGGGGCCGAGCGCGCGATGCGCGCTCACCTGAAGTCCGTCACGGACAACCTGATCGGCAACGCCTGA
- a CDS encoding GNAT family N-acetyltransferase — protein sequence MTPALSLRPLRVADADAMVEVLADPSLHLFTGGEPPTREELAARYARQVVGRSADGSEQWLNWIVLAGPDPRPVGYVQATVPVDGDTAEISWVIGTPWQGRGHATGAARLMVKELARRGVHHLVAHIHPDHEASSRVATHLGLVPTDVMIDGEIRWTGSAGPA from the coding sequence ATGACGCCCGCCCTGTCCCTGCGGCCGCTGCGCGTCGCGGACGCCGACGCCATGGTCGAGGTCCTCGCGGACCCGTCGCTCCATCTGTTCACGGGCGGCGAGCCGCCCACCCGCGAGGAGCTGGCCGCCCGCTATGCCCGGCAGGTCGTCGGACGCTCGGCGGACGGCTCCGAGCAGTGGCTCAACTGGATCGTGCTGGCAGGCCCCGACCCACGGCCGGTGGGCTACGTGCAGGCGACGGTGCCGGTCGACGGCGACACCGCCGAGATCTCCTGGGTGATCGGGACGCCCTGGCAAGGCCGTGGCCACGCCACCGGCGCCGCCCGCCTCATGGTCAAGGAGCTGGCACGGCGCGGCGTGCACCACCTCGTCGCCCACATCCACCCCGACCACGAGGCATCTTCACGTGTCGCCACACACCTCGGTCTCGTTCCCACGGACGTGATGATCGACGGCGAGATCCGCTGGACGGGTTCAGCCGGCCCGGCCTGA
- a CDS encoding adenylyl cyclase, with the protein MMRNPLATTGPRRAIGTAALALALSIGATAPADAMPYAASGAPARLPAASSAAATDLSAYADPQLGPNVLVLKPTMTTAQIRGVFDAVAQRQVPNHFGPERYAILFEPGTYGSAADPLVVQVGYGTQVAGLGRTPADVVVHGSINVYNQCDANGCIALNNFWRSLSNLTINVAGGEGCRKDTQFWAVSQAAPMRDVVINGRTTLMDYCTAGPQYASGGFIANSTLTGPPVVNGSQQQFFVRNTALPGWSNGVWNQMFVGSPGAPATTFPSTDPGPYTTIDRTPVVRETPRLVTRPDGTRAVLVPGVRTDSAGPATAAGREIPLGQFVIATPASKVPAINKALREGKHLLLTPGTYSLQQTIKVTRPGTVVLGLGLPALSQRTGQPVLATASVPGVTISGVMIDAGAKRSKTILQVGDAHGNAGSTRRSGGSGDTPTLVSDVFLRVGGAAAGSTTTAMTVDASDVVLDNIWAWRADHGAGVGWATNPADHGVVVNGDDVTAYGLFVEHFQRTEVVWNGERGRVYFFQNEKPYDVPSQSAWMMTPAFKGYPAFQVTSGVRSFEGWGMGSYSFFNQHQGIHLSTAFVAPTKPGVRLNHLLTRWLDGDGGIDSVVNGVGAPVDAAHPGPSTVVSHPVATR; encoded by the coding sequence ATGATGCGAAACCCCCTCGCCACCACCGGTCCTCGCAGAGCCATCGGCACGGCCGCCCTGGCCCTCGCCCTCTCGATCGGCGCGACGGCACCCGCCGACGCGATGCCGTATGCCGCGTCCGGCGCCCCCGCCCGCCTGCCCGCGGCGTCGTCGGCTGCGGCCACGGATCTGAGCGCCTACGCCGACCCGCAGCTCGGTCCGAACGTGCTCGTCCTGAAGCCGACGATGACCACCGCGCAGATCCGGGGCGTCTTCGACGCGGTGGCGCAGCGCCAGGTCCCCAACCACTTCGGGCCGGAGCGGTACGCCATCCTCTTCGAGCCCGGCACGTACGGCTCGGCGGCGGACCCGCTGGTCGTGCAGGTCGGCTACGGCACGCAGGTCGCCGGGCTGGGGCGGACCCCCGCGGACGTCGTCGTGCACGGCTCGATCAACGTCTACAACCAGTGCGACGCCAACGGCTGCATCGCGCTCAACAACTTCTGGCGGTCCCTGTCCAACCTCACGATCAACGTCGCGGGCGGTGAGGGTTGCCGCAAGGACACGCAGTTCTGGGCGGTGTCCCAGGCCGCGCCGATGCGCGACGTCGTGATCAACGGCAGGACCACGCTCATGGACTACTGCACCGCCGGGCCGCAGTACGCCAGCGGCGGCTTCATCGCGAACTCCACCCTGACCGGGCCGCCCGTGGTCAACGGCTCCCAGCAGCAGTTCTTCGTCCGCAACACGGCCCTGCCGGGGTGGAGCAACGGCGTGTGGAACCAGATGTTCGTCGGCTCGCCCGGCGCGCCGGCGACGACCTTCCCGAGCACCGACCCCGGGCCGTACACCACGATCGACCGCACCCCCGTCGTGCGGGAGACCCCGCGGCTCGTGACCCGGCCGGACGGCACCCGCGCCGTCCTCGTGCCCGGCGTGCGCACGGACAGCGCGGGCCCGGCCACGGCGGCCGGGCGCGAGATCCCGCTGGGCCAGTTCGTCATCGCCACCCCGGCCTCGAAGGTGCCCGCCATCAACAAGGCCCTGCGCGAGGGCAAGCATCTGCTCCTCACCCCGGGCACCTACTCGCTGCAGCAGACGATCAAGGTCACGCGGCCGGGGACGGTCGTGCTCGGCCTGGGCCTGCCCGCCCTGTCGCAGCGGACCGGGCAGCCGGTGCTCGCGACCGCCTCCGTGCCGGGGGTGACGATCAGCGGAGTCATGATCGACGCGGGCGCGAAGCGCTCGAAGACGATCCTCCAGGTCGGTGACGCGCACGGCAACGCGGGCTCCACGCGCCGGTCCGGCGGGTCCGGGGACACACCGACCCTCGTGTCGGACGTGTTCCTGCGCGTGGGTGGCGCGGCGGCCGGGTCCACGACCACGGCGATGACGGTCGACGCCTCCGACGTCGTCCTCGACAACATCTGGGCGTGGCGCGCCGACCACGGTGCGGGCGTCGGGTGGGCCACCAACCCGGCCGATCACGGCGTCGTGGTCAACGGGGACGACGTCACGGCATACGGCCTGTTCGTGGAGCACTTCCAGCGCACCGAGGTGGTCTGGAACGGCGAGCGCGGCCGCGTCTACTTCTTCCAGAACGAGAAGCCGTACGACGTGCCGTCCCAGTCCGCCTGGATGATGACCCCGGCCTTCAAGGGCTACCCGGCATTCCAGGTCACGTCTGGCGTGCGCTCCTTCGAGGGCTGGGGCATGGGCAGCTACAGCTTCTTCAACCAGCACCAGGGCATCCACCTGTCCACGGCCTTCGTCGCGCCGACCAAGCCCGGCGTGCGCCTCAACCACCTACTGACCCGGTGGCTCGACGGCGACGGCGGCATCGACTCCGTCGTCAACGGCGTCGGCGCGCCGGTGGACGCGGCGCACCCCGGGCCCTCGACGGTCGTCAGTCACCCCGTCGCGACGCGCTGA
- a CDS encoding SRPBCC family protein encodes MATHVEKSIEVSVPVSTVYNQWTQFEDFPQFMGGVQSVTQLGDDRLEGVAEIAGVRRQWQARILEQIPDQKVAWAATEGATNAGAVTFRDLGNGRTSVPLSLSYEPEGLVEKAGDKLDIVGKQAEGDLERFKTFIEAEGYATGAWRGTVGAGAQAGTPGVEDAALSRGDSGKAGVSPTAVAAGVGLAAAGVAAAAMAGRKKSSDDDVTYVETAPVEAARIETAPVDATRDDSTPVMDTTRTDRVEGDADVRIIDPMEYGRDADDLHDGDAGRLDDGDATRR; translated from the coding sequence ATGGCGACGCACGTCGAGAAGTCCATCGAGGTGTCCGTGCCGGTGAGCACGGTCTACAACCAGTGGACGCAGTTCGAGGACTTCCCCCAGTTCATGGGCGGGGTCCAGAGCGTGACCCAGCTCGGCGACGACCGTCTCGAGGGGGTCGCCGAGATCGCCGGGGTGCGCCGCCAGTGGCAGGCGCGCATCCTGGAGCAGATCCCGGACCAGAAGGTCGCCTGGGCCGCCACCGAGGGCGCCACCAACGCCGGCGCCGTCACCTTCCGCGACCTCGGCAACGGCCGCACGTCCGTGCCCCTGTCGCTGTCCTACGAGCCCGAGGGTCTCGTCGAGAAGGCCGGCGACAAGCTGGACATCGTCGGGAAGCAGGCCGAGGGCGACCTCGAGCGCTTCAAGACGTTCATCGAGGCCGAGGGCTACGCGACCGGCGCCTGGCGGGGCACGGTCGGCGCGGGCGCGCAGGCGGGCACCCCGGGCGTCGAGGACGCCGCCCTGTCGCGCGGGGACAGCGGCAAGGCCGGGGTCTCCCCCACCGCCGTCGCCGCCGGCGTCGGCCTGGCCGCTGCAGGTGTCGCGGCTGCCGCCATGGCCGGCAGGAAGAAGTCGTCCGACGACGACGTGACGTATGTCGAGACCGCCCCGGTCGAGGCGGCGCGCATCGAGACGGCACCCGTCGACGCGACGCGGGACGACTCCACCCCCGTGATGGACACCACCCGCACCGACCGGGTCGAGGGCGACGCCGACGTCCGGATCATCGACCCCATGGAGTACGGCCGAGACGCGGACGACCTGCATGACGGTGACGCCGGTCGCTTGGACGACGGCGACGCCACTCGTCGCTGA
- a CDS encoding SDR family NAD(P)-dependent oxidoreductase, whose amino-acid sequence MTHSRTIVITGASDGIGAAAARQLRERGHQVVVVGRSATKTAEVARELGAPHHVADFGDLAQVRALADELLAAYPRIDVLANNAGGVFAQETTADGFDKTLQVNHLAPFLLTHLLMGRLVESGASVVQTSSIAHRMGRLDLDDLDNARSWSPNKAYGDSKLANILFTRELDRRHADQGVRAVCFHPGGIRTNFANDTTSIMRFVYHTPLRRLILEDVDKGGARLTWLADGTAGSTWEPGGYYEKNRLVTKVNPQADDAGLAQALWERSEALLML is encoded by the coding sequence ATGACCCACAGCAGGACCATCGTCATCACCGGCGCGAGCGACGGGATCGGCGCGGCCGCCGCGCGACAGCTCCGGGAGCGCGGCCACCAGGTCGTCGTGGTCGGGCGCTCGGCGACCAAGACCGCCGAGGTGGCGCGCGAGCTCGGGGCGCCGCACCACGTCGCCGACTTCGGTGACCTCGCTCAGGTCCGCGCTCTCGCGGACGAGCTGCTGGCCGCCTACCCGCGCATCGACGTGCTGGCCAACAACGCGGGCGGCGTCTTCGCGCAGGAGACCACCGCGGATGGGTTCGACAAGACCTTGCAGGTCAACCACCTCGCCCCGTTCCTGCTGACCCACCTGCTCATGGGGCGGCTCGTCGAGTCGGGGGCGAGCGTCGTTCAGACCTCGAGCATCGCCCACCGGATGGGGCGGCTAGACCTGGACGACCTCGACAACGCGCGCAGCTGGAGCCCCAACAAGGCGTATGGCGACAGCAAGCTCGCCAACATCCTCTTCACCCGGGAGCTGGACCGCCGCCACGCGGACCAGGGGGTGCGGGCCGTGTGCTTCCACCCGGGAGGCATCCGCACCAACTTCGCCAACGACACCACCAGCATCATGCGGTTCGTCTACCACACCCCCCTGCGCCGGCTGATCCTGGAGGACGTCGACAAGGGCGGCGCCCGCCTCACCTGGCTGGCCGACGGGACGGCCGGCAGCACCTGGGAGCCGGGCGGCTACTACGAGAAGAACCGGCTGGTCACCAAGGTCAACCCCCAGGCCGACGACGCCGGCCTGGCCCAGGCCCTGTGGGAGCGCAGCGAGGCGCTGCTGATGCTCTGA
- a CDS encoding type II toxin-antitoxin system Phd/YefM family antitoxin, giving the protein METIPHRELRNNSSAILARVAAGESMAVTNHGTVAAILSPPTASTLARLELAGQLRPARRPRTDFTRIRRVASEPSSDILADLRGDR; this is encoded by the coding sequence ATGGAGACCATCCCGCACAGGGAGCTGCGCAACAACAGCAGTGCGATCCTGGCGCGGGTCGCGGCCGGCGAGTCGATGGCGGTGACCAACCACGGCACCGTGGCAGCCATCCTGTCCCCGCCGACCGCGTCCACGCTCGCGCGACTGGAGCTGGCTGGGCAGCTGCGCCCCGCGAGGCGACCACGCACCGACTTCACCCGCATCCGGCGAGTGGCCTCGGAGCCGTCCTCGGACATCCTCGCCGACCTCCGCGGCGACCGATGA
- a CDS encoding type II toxin-antitoxin system VapC family toxin, translating to MIRYLDTSAALKLLVDESESAALADALTRGARDGDRLVASMLLHTELHCALGRRRELDPVSVRDTLDAVTLVDVTRDDLMRAASSGWGLRSADAIHLATALRLDVDEMLTYDDELAAAAQRAGLRANGPH from the coding sequence ATGATCCGATATCTCGACACCTCTGCCGCGCTCAAGCTGCTCGTCGACGAGTCCGAGTCCGCCGCGCTGGCTGACGCCCTGACGCGGGGAGCACGGGACGGCGACCGTCTGGTCGCCTCGATGCTGCTCCACACCGAGCTGCACTGCGCCCTCGGGCGTCGGCGGGAGCTCGACCCGGTGTCGGTCCGGGACACGCTGGACGCGGTCACCCTGGTCGACGTCACGCGAGACGACCTGATGCGCGCGGCATCATCCGGATGGGGCCTGCGCAGCGCGGACGCCATCCATCTCGCGACCGCGCTGCGCCTCGACGTCGACGAGATGCTCACGTATGACGACGAGCTCGCCGCCGCAGCCCAGCGTGCGGGACTGCGCGCCAACGGTCCCCACTAG